One Ahaetulla prasina isolate Xishuangbanna chromosome 17, ASM2864084v1, whole genome shotgun sequence genomic window carries:
- the LOC131186630 gene encoding acylphosphatase-2-like — protein sequence MASSELWAIDYEIYGEVQGVFFRKYTEEQGRKLGLVGWVKNTASGTVTGQVQGPKEKVEIMKNWLRNVGSPMSRIDQAVFSNERQITALEFQSFTTKY from the exons ATGGCTTCTTCTGAGCTGTGGGCAATCGACTATGAGATTTATGGGGAAGTCCAAG GTGTCTTCTTTCGAAAG TACACCGAAGAGCAAGGAAGAAAACTAGGACTGGTTGGCTGGGTGAAGAATACAGCCAGTGGGACTGTGACTGGACAGGTGCAGGGTCCAAAGGAGAAAGTGGAGATTAT GAAAAACTGGCTACGCAATGTTGGAAGCCCCATGTCTCGCATTGATCAGGCCGTGTTCTCAAATGAGAGGCAGATCACCGCTCTGGAGTTCCAGTCCTTCACCACCAAATATTAA